From Drosophila virilis strain 15010-1051.87 chromosome X, Dvir_AGI_RSII-ME, whole genome shotgun sequence, the proteins below share one genomic window:
- the Sp1 gene encoding transcription factor Sp9 isoform X1 translates to MLTDMTPTAGQLYGSQIPAMAGMNITNIATHLQKPQVNPDHPSLRGTPLAMLAAQCNKLSNKSPPPLADAAVGKGFHPWKKSPHSPAAGSTGAPGGGASSLSGSSSVGQHSPCAISAASSSSSTGSGSGGGGGGGQTSRSLSSSANSSTMVNITASIYPYSRPLASSCAAVGTSASAYGSDLYFPNTSTSSGSMVADNHHMHQGLLGKVEGAAFGSVYSRHPYDWPFNAVTASAHKAAEAASVNSGWWDMHSAAAAGSWLDMGSAAAAGMHSTMANYASAAAAGTDYSSALSHSLSNTAHLLGSGQHLLQDTYKSMLPGQGVGGFSLPHSSPSAAATAASPQASTPSTPSPRSQRRYAGRATCDCPNCQEAERLGPAGVHLRKKNIHSCHIPGCGKVYGKTSHLKAHLRWHTGERPFVCNWLFCGKRFTRSDELQRHLRTHTGEKRFACPVCNKRFMRSDHLAKHVKTHNGTVPNGIKKGSSESCSDSEEAANQSGESNGLGGASSGQQTGAGGGGGGGSASSSSGTGSAGSGAGNRAGSHPGTPTSLHAHSASSTSSSLLGGGLHLATPHQMVAAGGSPVMLHQHQQQQHQQHSHQSAHQQQQQQQQFSQQQSHPHAHLHHHHHLVGASAPSPGLDHRLDHSALVDIKPPMV, encoded by the exons GATCATCCCAGCTTAAGAGGTACTCCGCTAGCCATGCTGGCCGCCCAGTGCAATAAGCTGTCGAACAAATCACCACCGCCGCTAGCTGATGCCGCCGTTGGTAAGGGGTTCCATCCCTGGAAGAAGAGCCCACATTCCCCTGCAGCAGGCAGCACTGGCGCACCCGGTGGCGGCGCATCAAGCCttagcggcagcagcagtgtCGGACAGCACTCCCCATGCGCAATCTCAGCAGCAAGCTCGTCTAGCTCCACTGGCAGTGGAAGTGGAGGCGGAGGTGGCGGAGGCCAAACATCACGCAGCCTCTCGTCCAGTGCTAACAGCAGCACCATGGTGAACATTACTGCTAG CATATATCCTTACAGTCGTCCGCTCGCCTCGTCTTGCGCGGCCGTGGGCACCTCGGCCTCCGCATACGGCAGTGATTTGTACTTTCCGAACACATCCACATCGTCAGGCAGCATGGTGGCGGACAATCATCACATGCATCAGGGGCTTTTGGGCAAAGTTGAGGGAGCCGCCTTCGGTTCAGTCTACTCGCGCCACCCGTATGATTGGCCGTTCAATGCAGTGACCGCATCCGCGCACAAGGCCGCTGAGGCAGCTAGTGTCAACTCGGGTTGGTGGGATATGCAcagcgctgccgccgccggtAGCTGGCTGGATATGGGAAGCGCTGCGGCCGCTGGCATGCACTCGACAATGGCAAACTATGCAAGCGCTGCGGCTGCGGGTACAGATTACAGTTCTGCATTGTCGCATTCACTTTCGAATACGGCACATTTATTGGGATCCGGACAGCACTTACTGCAGGATACATATAAAAGTATGCTGCCAGGCCAGGGCGTAGGTGGCTTTTCGCTACCACACAGCTCACCTTCAGCGGCAGCCACTGCGGCTTCGCCACAAGCTTCAACCCCATCAACACCTTCGCCGCGTTCACAGCGCCGATATGCGGGACGTGCAACTTGCGATTGCCCAAACTGTCAAGAGGCGGAGCGCCTAGGACCAGCTGGCGTGCATCTACGTAAGAAGAACATCCACTCCTGCCATATACCTGGTTGCGGCAAAGTTTACGGCAAAACGTCTCATCTGAAGGCACATTTGCGATGGCACACCGGCGAGCGTCCCTTTGTGTGCAACTGGCTGTTCTGCGGCAAGCGTTTCACACGCTCCGACGAGCTGCAGCGGCATTTGAGGACGCATACTGGCGAGAAGCGCTTTGCTTGCCCAGTGTGCAACAAGCGTTTTATGCGCAGCGACCATCTGGCAAAGCACGTAAAGACGCATAACGGCACAGTCCCCAATGGCATTAAAAAGGGCTCCTCGGAGTCGTGCAGCGACTCTGAGGAGGCAGCCAATCAGTCGGGTGAGTCGAACGGGTTGGGCGGCGCGTCCAGTGGCCAACAGACGGGCGCAGGTGGTGGCGGCGGGGGTGGCTccgccagctccagctccggcACCGGCAGCGCTGGCTCCGGTGCAGGCAACAGAGCTGGTAGCCATCCCGGCACCCCAACCTCGCTGCATGCGCATAGCGCCTCCAGCACGTCCAGCAGTCTGCTGGGCGGCGGTCTGCACCTGGCCACGCCGCACCAGATGGTCGCCGCGGGCGGCTCGCCGGTGATGCTgcatcaacatcagcagcaacagcaccagcagcactCGCATCAGTCagcgcatcagcaacagcagcagcaacaacagttctCGCAGCAGCAATCGCATCCACATGCGCACctacatcatcatcatcatctggtAGGTGCATCAGCACCTAGTCCTGGTCTGGATCATCGACTGGATCATAGCGCTTTAGTCGACATTAAGCCACCGATGGTTTGA
- the Sp1 gene encoding transcription factor Sp9 isoform X2 has translation MLTDMTPTAGQLYGSQIPAMAGMNITNIATHLQKPQVNPDHPSLRGTPLAMLAAQCNKLSNKSPPPLADAAVGKGFHPWKKSPHSPAAGSTGAPGGGASSLSGSSSVGQHSPCAISAASSSSSTGSGSGGGGGGGQTSRSLSSSANSSTMVNITASRPLASSCAAVGTSASAYGSDLYFPNTSTSSGSMVADNHHMHQGLLGKVEGAAFGSVYSRHPYDWPFNAVTASAHKAAEAASVNSGWWDMHSAAAAGSWLDMGSAAAAGMHSTMANYASAAAAGTDYSSALSHSLSNTAHLLGSGQHLLQDTYKSMLPGQGVGGFSLPHSSPSAAATAASPQASTPSTPSPRSQRRYAGRATCDCPNCQEAERLGPAGVHLRKKNIHSCHIPGCGKVYGKTSHLKAHLRWHTGERPFVCNWLFCGKRFTRSDELQRHLRTHTGEKRFACPVCNKRFMRSDHLAKHVKTHNGTVPNGIKKGSSESCSDSEEAANQSGESNGLGGASSGQQTGAGGGGGGGSASSSSGTGSAGSGAGNRAGSHPGTPTSLHAHSASSTSSSLLGGGLHLATPHQMVAAGGSPVMLHQHQQQQHQQHSHQSAHQQQQQQQQFSQQQSHPHAHLHHHHHLVGASAPSPGLDHRLDHSALVDIKPPMV, from the exons GATCATCCCAGCTTAAGAGGTACTCCGCTAGCCATGCTGGCCGCCCAGTGCAATAAGCTGTCGAACAAATCACCACCGCCGCTAGCTGATGCCGCCGTTGGTAAGGGGTTCCATCCCTGGAAGAAGAGCCCACATTCCCCTGCAGCAGGCAGCACTGGCGCACCCGGTGGCGGCGCATCAAGCCttagcggcagcagcagtgtCGGACAGCACTCCCCATGCGCAATCTCAGCAGCAAGCTCGTCTAGCTCCACTGGCAGTGGAAGTGGAGGCGGAGGTGGCGGAGGCCAAACATCACGCAGCCTCTCGTCCAGTGCTAACAGCAGCACCATGGTGAACATTACTGCTAG TCGTCCGCTCGCCTCGTCTTGCGCGGCCGTGGGCACCTCGGCCTCCGCATACGGCAGTGATTTGTACTTTCCGAACACATCCACATCGTCAGGCAGCATGGTGGCGGACAATCATCACATGCATCAGGGGCTTTTGGGCAAAGTTGAGGGAGCCGCCTTCGGTTCAGTCTACTCGCGCCACCCGTATGATTGGCCGTTCAATGCAGTGACCGCATCCGCGCACAAGGCCGCTGAGGCAGCTAGTGTCAACTCGGGTTGGTGGGATATGCAcagcgctgccgccgccggtAGCTGGCTGGATATGGGAAGCGCTGCGGCCGCTGGCATGCACTCGACAATGGCAAACTATGCAAGCGCTGCGGCTGCGGGTACAGATTACAGTTCTGCATTGTCGCATTCACTTTCGAATACGGCACATTTATTGGGATCCGGACAGCACTTACTGCAGGATACATATAAAAGTATGCTGCCAGGCCAGGGCGTAGGTGGCTTTTCGCTACCACACAGCTCACCTTCAGCGGCAGCCACTGCGGCTTCGCCACAAGCTTCAACCCCATCAACACCTTCGCCGCGTTCACAGCGCCGATATGCGGGACGTGCAACTTGCGATTGCCCAAACTGTCAAGAGGCGGAGCGCCTAGGACCAGCTGGCGTGCATCTACGTAAGAAGAACATCCACTCCTGCCATATACCTGGTTGCGGCAAAGTTTACGGCAAAACGTCTCATCTGAAGGCACATTTGCGATGGCACACCGGCGAGCGTCCCTTTGTGTGCAACTGGCTGTTCTGCGGCAAGCGTTTCACACGCTCCGACGAGCTGCAGCGGCATTTGAGGACGCATACTGGCGAGAAGCGCTTTGCTTGCCCAGTGTGCAACAAGCGTTTTATGCGCAGCGACCATCTGGCAAAGCACGTAAAGACGCATAACGGCACAGTCCCCAATGGCATTAAAAAGGGCTCCTCGGAGTCGTGCAGCGACTCTGAGGAGGCAGCCAATCAGTCGGGTGAGTCGAACGGGTTGGGCGGCGCGTCCAGTGGCCAACAGACGGGCGCAGGTGGTGGCGGCGGGGGTGGCTccgccagctccagctccggcACCGGCAGCGCTGGCTCCGGTGCAGGCAACAGAGCTGGTAGCCATCCCGGCACCCCAACCTCGCTGCATGCGCATAGCGCCTCCAGCACGTCCAGCAGTCTGCTGGGCGGCGGTCTGCACCTGGCCACGCCGCACCAGATGGTCGCCGCGGGCGGCTCGCCGGTGATGCTgcatcaacatcagcagcaacagcaccagcagcactCGCATCAGTCagcgcatcagcaacagcagcagcaacaacagttctCGCAGCAGCAATCGCATCCACATGCGCACctacatcatcatcatcatctggtAGGTGCATCAGCACCTAGTCCTGGTCTGGATCATCGACTGGATCATAGCGCTTTAGTCGACATTAAGCCACCGATGGTTTGA